A window from Actinomycetospora corticicola encodes these proteins:
- a CDS encoding DUF427 domain-containing protein: MSRPRPAAEGIAPGHFPGPPVAAGHVAPCPRRLRALDDAGWALDTTAASYVWEHPYYPQYAVPRDHLAARLLERSRPTPPAADLPDHVVVPLHDDVAWFEESERVHGHPRSPYVRVDALRAERTVTVRRRGSQEVLARSTSPVAVFETGLPPRWYLDPPAVVWSRLHPSDTVTRCPYKGVTTGWWSTEDQDDVAWSYGAPTVALTAVAGLIAFDDTRVDVTVDL, from the coding sequence GTGAGCAGACCACGCCCGGCCGCGGAGGGCATCGCGCCCGGCCACTTCCCCGGACCGCCCGTCGCCGCCGGCCACGTCGCCCCCTGTCCGCGACGGCTCCGTGCCCTCGACGACGCGGGGTGGGCCCTGGACACCACGGCGGCGTCGTACGTGTGGGAACACCCGTACTACCCGCAGTACGCCGTGCCGCGGGACCACCTCGCGGCCCGGCTGCTCGAGCGGTCCCGGCCCACCCCGCCCGCCGCGGACCTCCCCGACCACGTCGTCGTGCCGCTGCACGACGACGTGGCCTGGTTCGAGGAGTCCGAGCGCGTGCACGGCCACCCCCGCAGCCCGTACGTCCGCGTGGACGCCCTGCGGGCCGAGCGCACGGTGACGGTGCGGAGGCGGGGCTCGCAGGAGGTGCTGGCCCGGTCCACGTCCCCGGTCGCGGTGTTCGAGACCGGCCTGCCGCCGCGCTGGTACCTCGACCCGCCCGCCGTGGTGTGGTCGCGGCTCCACCCCTCGGACACCGTCACCCGGTGCCCGTACAAGGGCGTCACCACCGGCTGGTGGAGCACGGAGGACCAGGACGACGTGGCGTGGTCCTACGGGGCGCCCACCGTCGCCCTGACGGCGGTGGCCGGACTGATCGCCTTCGACGACACCCGGGTGGACGTGACGGTGGACCTCTAG
- a CDS encoding zinc-binding alcohol dehydrogenase family protein, whose amino-acid sequence MRAVVLDAPGPSEALRVRDLPVPTPSPGEVLIRVTASGINRSELHTRLGLAEGVTFPRVLGIETTGVVAACPGGEFEVGARVVAMMGGMGREFDGGYAEYTCVPARQVIGIRTDLAPELVGALPEMLQTAYGSLSVGLDARPGQTLLIRGGTSSVGLAAAVLAKRIGMTVLSTTRDLGRSDLLAAAGVDHPVLDDGAVATRVRELVPDGVDAALELVGTPTLRDTLQAVRVHGVACVSGMLSNVWTIPDFYPIAYIPRGVRMTGYGGDAADLPAEVLQGFLDDLAAGRASIPTGRVFRLDEIAEAHRLMESGHAGGKLVVVP is encoded by the coding sequence ATGCGTGCCGTCGTACTCGACGCCCCCGGCCCATCCGAAGCGCTCCGCGTGCGCGACCTGCCGGTGCCCACGCCGTCCCCCGGCGAGGTGCTGATCCGGGTGACCGCGTCGGGCATCAACCGCTCCGAGCTGCACACCCGCCTCGGGCTGGCCGAGGGGGTGACGTTCCCGCGGGTGCTCGGGATCGAGACGACGGGAGTCGTGGCGGCCTGTCCGGGCGGTGAGTTCGAGGTGGGCGCCCGCGTGGTGGCGATGATGGGCGGGATGGGCCGGGAGTTCGACGGCGGGTACGCCGAGTACACGTGCGTGCCCGCGCGGCAGGTCATCGGCATCCGCACCGATCTCGCCCCGGAGCTGGTCGGGGCGCTGCCCGAGATGCTGCAGACCGCGTACGGCTCGTTGTCCGTCGGGCTCGACGCCCGCCCCGGGCAGACCCTGCTGATCCGCGGGGGCACGTCGTCGGTGGGGCTCGCGGCGGCCGTGCTGGCGAAGCGGATCGGGATGACGGTGCTGTCGACGACCCGCGACCTCGGACGCTCGGATCTGCTGGCGGCGGCCGGGGTGGACCACCCGGTGCTCGACGACGGGGCGGTGGCGACGCGGGTGCGCGAGCTCGTGCCGGACGGCGTCGACGCCGCCCTGGAGCTGGTGGGGACCCCGACCCTGCGCGACACGCTGCAGGCGGTGCGGGTCCACGGCGTCGCCTGCGTGTCGGGGATGCTGTCGAACGTCTGGACGATCCCCGACTTCTACCCGATCGCCTACATCCCCCGCGGCGTGCGGATGACCGGGTACGGCGGCGACGCCGCGGATCTCCCGGCGGAGGTCCTGCAGGGCTTCCTCGACGACCTCGCTGCCGGCCGCGCCTCGATCCCGACCGGCCGGGTGTTCCGGCTCGACGAGATCGCCGAGGCGCACCGGCTGATGGAGTCCGGGCACGCGGGCGGCAAGCTCGTCGTCGTGCCCTGA
- a CDS encoding MarR family winged helix-turn-helix transcriptional regulator: MEGTSIVDVFDDLVRVQIVLWEAVDRRVRSDLGLPLGRIEALRATVRVPSCRVQDVATALHVTVGAASKLTDRLVAGGLVVREPHPDDRRSSVLVPTPDGRRTHERGEAVVADELRRHLGGDDVAFLTTGLAGLRARLAPS; the protein is encoded by the coding sequence ATGGAAGGCACCTCGATCGTCGACGTGTTCGACGACCTCGTCCGCGTGCAGATCGTCCTGTGGGAGGCGGTCGACCGGCGGGTCCGGAGCGACCTGGGCCTGCCCCTCGGGCGGATCGAGGCCCTGCGGGCCACGGTGCGCGTCCCGTCCTGCCGCGTGCAGGACGTGGCGACGGCCCTGCACGTGACGGTCGGCGCGGCCAGCAAGCTCACCGACCGCCTCGTCGCCGGCGGTCTCGTCGTCCGGGAACCGCACCCCGACGACCGACGCTCCTCGGTCCTCGTCCCCACACCGGACGGCCGGCGGACGCACGAGCGCGGCGAGGCCGTGGTCGCCGACGAGCTGCGGCGCCACCTCGGCGGGGACGACGTCGCGTTCCTGACGACGGGTCTCGCCGGCCTGCGCGCCCGGCTCGCGCCTAGCTGA
- a CDS encoding phosphatidylinositol mannoside acyltransferase: MTWSERAADLGYAAGWQVVRGLPEPVARGLFDLGADVAAHRGGRGVERLRANYSRVRPDLDDHALDELTRAGVRSYARYWREAFRLPAMNPKALADEVDDAVVGREHLDAALAAGRGAIVPLTHSGNWDVVGTWAVQRYGGFATVAERLRPESLFQRFVAYRESLGFEILPMTGGEAPVRGLLRALRAGRIVCLVADRDLSHHGVGVDFFGHRAAMPPGPASLAAATGAPLLPLGCWFTDRGWAFRINPPITVPSRAEVPAATQAVADVFAREIAEHPQDWHMLQRIWPDLS; this comes from the coding sequence GTGACCTGGTCCGAGCGCGCCGCCGACCTCGGCTACGCAGCGGGCTGGCAGGTCGTCCGTGGCCTGCCCGAGCCCGTGGCGCGCGGGCTCTTCGACCTCGGCGCCGACGTCGCGGCCCACCGGGGCGGACGAGGGGTCGAGCGCCTGCGGGCGAACTACTCGCGGGTCCGCCCCGACCTCGACGACCACGCCCTCGACGAGCTCACGCGGGCCGGGGTCCGGTCCTACGCCCGCTACTGGCGCGAGGCCTTCCGGCTGCCCGCGATGAACCCGAAGGCGCTGGCGGACGAGGTCGACGACGCGGTGGTCGGGCGCGAGCACCTCGACGCGGCCCTCGCGGCCGGGCGTGGCGCGATCGTGCCGCTCACGCACTCCGGCAACTGGGACGTCGTCGGCACCTGGGCGGTCCAGCGCTACGGCGGGTTCGCGACCGTGGCCGAGCGCCTCCGTCCCGAGTCGCTCTTCCAGCGCTTCGTGGCCTACCGCGAGTCCCTCGGCTTCGAGATCCTGCCGATGACGGGCGGGGAGGCCCCGGTCCGCGGCCTGCTGCGGGCCCTGCGCGCCGGCCGGATCGTGTGCCTCGTCGCCGACCGGGACCTGTCCCACCACGGCGTGGGCGTCGACTTCTTCGGCCACCGCGCCGCGATGCCCCCGGGGCCCGCCTCGCTCGCCGCGGCCACGGGCGCCCCGCTGCTCCCGCTCGGCTGCTGGTTCACCGACCGCGGCTGGGCCTTCCGGATCAACCCGCCGATCACGGTCCCCTCGCGCGCCGAGGTGCCGGCCGCGACCCAGGCGGTGGCCGACGTGTTCGCCCGGGAGATCGCCGAACACCCTCAGGACTGGCACATGCTCCAGCGCATCTGGCCCGACCTCAGCTAG
- the pgsA gene encoding phosphatidylinositol phosphate synthase: protein MINDWGRTAINRSLEPAGRWLVRRGIHPDAMTVFGTAGATGFAIWLIPTGHLFAASMIVWGFAMLDVLDGAMARARGVTSPFGGVLDSLCDRIVDGAVFAGIAWWAAKNDRWIIVALALICLVSGQLISYIKARAEAAGLRGGGGVVERAERLILGLTGIGLTGLGVWWAVDVALWLLTVGSLVTVGQRIHTVWASAREQYGAATGRTDRTAALEPGEPSRDAG, encoded by the coding sequence ATGATCAACGACTGGGGTCGCACGGCGATCAACCGCAGCCTCGAGCCGGCCGGGCGCTGGCTCGTCCGCCGGGGCATCCACCCGGACGCCATGACGGTCTTCGGGACGGCGGGTGCCACCGGCTTCGCGATCTGGCTCATCCCGACGGGGCACCTGTTCGCGGCCTCGATGATCGTCTGGGGCTTCGCGATGCTCGACGTCCTCGACGGCGCCATGGCGCGCGCCCGGGGCGTGACGAGCCCCTTCGGCGGGGTCCTCGACTCGTTGTGCGACCGGATCGTCGACGGTGCCGTCTTCGCGGGCATCGCCTGGTGGGCCGCGAAGAACGATCGCTGGATCATCGTGGCGCTCGCCCTGATCTGCCTGGTCTCCGGCCAGCTCATCTCCTACATCAAGGCGCGCGCGGAGGCGGCCGGCCTGCGGGGCGGTGGTGGCGTCGTCGAGCGGGCGGAGCGGCTGATCCTCGGCCTCACCGGCATCGGGCTGACCGGGCTCGGCGTCTGGTGGGCCGTCGACGTCGCGCTCTGGCTGCTCACCGTCGGCTCGCTGGTGACGGTCGGGCAGCGCATCCACACCGTGTGGGCGAGCGCCCGCGAGCAGTACGGCGCCGCCACCGGACGCACCGACCGGACCGCCGCCCTCGAGCCGGGCGAGCCGAGCCGGGACGCCGGGTGA
- a CDS encoding HIT domain-containing protein: MVTDGVTPGLPAQPGRPDSGVPTEHPQGADELVGAGTPDGFRRLWAPHRMAYIAGEQGTGEVDGGCPLCAIPGKSDADGLVVARGAAVYAVLNLHPYNPGHLMVVPYRHVARLDELTDDESTELMLLTQQAVRALRTMSSPHGFNVGINLGHVAGGSLADHLHQHVVPRWGGDANFITVIGQTKVIPALLAETRERLAEVWIS, encoded by the coding sequence GTGGTGACGGACGGGGTGACGCCGGGTCTGCCGGCCCAGCCGGGGCGGCCCGACTCGGGGGTGCCGACCGAGCACCCGCAGGGCGCCGACGAGCTGGTCGGCGCGGGGACGCCCGACGGCTTCCGTCGGCTCTGGGCGCCGCACCGCATGGCCTACATCGCGGGGGAGCAGGGCACCGGTGAGGTCGACGGCGGGTGCCCGCTGTGCGCGATCCCCGGGAAGTCGGACGCCGACGGTCTCGTCGTCGCCCGCGGTGCGGCGGTCTACGCGGTGCTCAACCTGCACCCGTACAACCCGGGGCACCTCATGGTCGTGCCCTACCGGCACGTCGCGAGGCTCGACGAGCTCACCGACGACGAGTCCACCGAGCTGATGCTCCTCACCCAGCAGGCCGTCCGGGCGTTGCGGACCATGTCCTCCCCGCACGGGTTCAACGTCGGGATCAACCTCGGGCACGTCGCCGGCGGCTCCCTGGCGGACCACCTGCACCAGCACGTCGTGCCGCGGTGGGGCGGCGACGCCAACTTCATCACCGTCATCGGCCAGACCAAGGTGATCCCGGCGCTGCTCGCCGAGACCCGCGAACGGCTGGCGGAGGTCTGGATCTCATGA